The Antennarius striatus isolate MH-2024 chromosome 20, ASM4005453v1, whole genome shotgun sequence genome includes a region encoding these proteins:
- the rnpc3 gene encoding RNA-binding region-containing protein 3, with translation MDTNEEMSEINGCKTLLIRHLPAELSQDEKEDLLKYFGAESVRIFSGTGRMKHAAFATFRSEKSAENALTRLHQLEILDHTLIVEFAKGQDHVTELKDPPVSQSKKKVQKEQNKPEAKPVNIPLIQTGVAPSLGLKYQSNPTLKYLYPPPSNGVLTNITHALISVPKFYVQVLHLMNKMNLPCPFGPITVRPPMFEFLPPAPPIPMPPPFPPNYPPLPEEEMELSSGEESEYESGDDEDKERIVRLMGLVNQACKRPLRPKTASKKKKPKIKDLLFAPKPDSQSAPALQPSDVFEQPLPAGQRKIEFHISLPEVVAMVEGSGPGHCNDENREQDEAELTPSSVQEAEGFGKLYPSAQLSQSQDDHSDDEQDLTSDVISRKELEKGRLSRDEIKRMSVFKSYEPGEPTCRLYVKNIAKQAEEKDLKYIYRRYINPSSEAERNMFDIVLMKEGRMKGQAFVGLPSEQSAEKALRETNGYVLYDKPLVVQFARSARPKPENTDSKRGPKQ, from the exons ATGGACACAAATGAAGAGATGTCGGAAATTAACGGATGCAAAACATTGCTTATCCGCCACTTACCAGCTGAGCTCAGCCAGGACGAGAAAGAAGACCTCTTAAAATATTTTGGAGCCGAGTCAGTAAGGATTTTTTCCGGCACTGGTCGCATG AAACATGCAGCGTTTGCAACATTTAGGAGTGAAAAATCAGCAGAAAAT GCTCTTACCAGACTACATCAGTTAGAGATTCTTGATCATACTCTTATTGTGGAGTTCGCAAAAGGTCAAGATCATGTGACAGAATTGAAGGATCCACCAGTGTCACAAag caagaaaaaagttcaaaaagAGCAGAATAAACCGGAAGCCAAACCAGTAAATATTCCCCTCATACAAACCGGCGTCGCTCCGAGCCTTGG GTTGAAATACCAATCGAATCCtactttgaaatatttatacCCACCACCTTCTAATGGCGTTCTGACAAACATAACACATGCCCTCATAAGTGTGCCAAAGTTTTATGTTCAA GTGCTACATCTGATGAACAAGATGAATTTACCGTGTCCCTTCGGCCCCATCACTGTCAGACCCCCCATG TTTGAGTtccttcctcctgctccacccATCCCCATGcctccccccttccctcccaaCTACCCCCCTTTaccagaggaggagatggagctgTCCAGTGGAGAAGAATCGGAATATGAGAGCGGGGATGACGAAGACAAGGAAAG GATTGTTCGTCTGATGGGTCTGGTCAACCAAGCATGCAAGAGACCTCTGAGACCAAAAACGGCTTCgaagaaaaagaaacccaaGATCAAGGATCTACTCTTTGCTCCCAAGCCAGACTCTCAGAG CGCTCCAGCGCTGCAGCCCTCCGACGTGTTCGAGCAGCCCCTCCCCGCTGGCCAGAGGAAAATTGAATTCCACATTTCGTTACCAGAAGTGGTGGCCATGGTGGAAGGGAGTGGGCCTGGTCATTGCAATGATGAAAACAGAG AACAGGACGAAGCAGAACTCACTCCCAGCAGCGTCCAGGAGGCTGAGGGTTTTGGGAAGCTCTACCCCAGTGCTCAGCTGTCACAATCACAAGACGACCACAGCGACGATGAACAGGATCTTACATCAGATGTTATCTccaggaaggagctggagaagggaCGACTATCAAGAGATG agataaaaaggATGTCTGTGTTTAAAAGTTATGAACCAGGAGAGCCGACCTGCAGACTGTACGTGAAGAACATTGCGAAGCAGGCGGAGGAGAAA GACCTGAAGTACATCTATAGGAGATACATCAACCCTTCATCAGAGGCAGAGAGAAACAT gttTGACATTGTGTTAATGAAGGAGGGACGGATGAAAGGGCAGGCCTTTGTCGGACTCCCCAGTGAGCAGAGCGCAGAGAAGGCACTGCGGGAAACCAACGGCTATGTCCTGTATGACAAACCCCTTGTTGTT